A region from the Rhodamnia argentea isolate NSW1041297 chromosome 7, ASM2092103v1, whole genome shotgun sequence genome encodes:
- the LOC115734606 gene encoding uncharacterized protein LOC115734606 isoform X4, which yields MPGNGVGDRDHNFFGQENLSHGQGRLEAVDRNWPGLSNNFLAGSQRQSGFPLNPDLKNYTVQQSDIDARHGTSFQVSHGLSFTQPNLQPEFNGSPFQNMPSLNGYIQGHHFFPAGQNEANLLGVDTESGQHNLGSRGLPVLDSQQGRDTELQKRNPAKSLNAENPVNFQLLGRQEHMGVHHPAVLQSFQGQQTSISDMQLLQQQLMLKQLQDSQRQQLQQQEILRKSSPNHLLSLAKPALTNHSSMPLNGIPVNDGSNYSWQPGLSANANWVQRGAPAGVQGSSGNLALSAEQGQGLRTMGLVSQQVDQSIYGVPHAGFRENPTQISQIEVDNSAMQRISSHVHSFSGSLYSSLQDQGSVQDGTMVPRQSEDVGHGLSSGFNSNNLRQANSPQGNAAMEELHGRQEFARLSEGTRGKSSSSVVPSEDVATLDPTEERILFGADDSVWGAFSAGTNTVAAGFNIGDNTGFHSGFPSVQSGSWSALMQSALAETSSDNQIDQEEWSSLSGQNVRTSNRNSKPLTPNDGMRQQSAWSNNIMHSTSPSSRPLQLSDNVAKSGGSSGASRLWQSDLGASQGQSENMRTDSSEKFENFQADSQRVINDFADGNRLFERSHLQRHSSEGSQVCGNVSNASDAEGKKIISGSWTDPQGMFSSNHGDRHSRPNGWNVIDSTLPVEHANTKSHPREYSLMSFQDDNLNRRMHEEVGHEVAISRPDKVPAMTLEHVKSDHRQDSTVETAGISNLSNRRDTGESPQQLPKSYGFDLWRPVDSTVKSKGSEVEGNNRNNMDRSVQVSESLVNNTRRDMENSDKKDNLAGGFRLNTSLRSTGTFGNNVWKDAGESRNSREDKQNQFGRGAHSQRPAGIHKFQYHPMGNLDVDSESAYGTNHFALSRPMVQQVCGEIRSPVPGQVGHSNFMDRADRSSAGMAKVDPKGGEAVLKGTSVYTSDRVPPLERSVGTPSNNNAQSRNEANESETSDGSISHLQQNQSPSSQGFGLQLAPPSQWLKNSDRPLDSQSSSPALTPQGAFPYPREMGLSSLASTSLIQSASFRGTPQGEYRSNAPSTLGQSSSRASPSNIEGNFGVPINQRLPFPRSHLQDQRAGAGGGTGHSICTSSDGFPLHPRGTDISGDGAQLSQSDLPSDPNMSASASKTNNAFAAEGGRLYTARQAHSGLSQQFNPFEAVSSSQSSVNFGFPQQVPSSKVLPNLWNGSSNQQQLLSSVPGNDNLRLLESHLKSNSKVESSYSGTSSGKLEGLVPEEQAGRECSSEIPDRVQSSLQVNEALTKHVSDASLPKPASSQGEIEAFGRYLKPNDFVNRKYSLLHQVQATKSAEADFDHDERSAKRLKGPENSLDSQPVSLKGEKHVSHGYGPPVVENSAGHTPVLSGDTAMLSFSVKPGDNRGIAEASPDIATFQRNEMQSSSTSSNLAAIRGDHPNISPQMAPSWFEQYATLKNGQVLQTYDARRMAAFGASPLGGVCNSMAPSSTTSEHHSLPPEDMASKMLMKRKKRKHTMCGILSWHKEVAEGARSIQDVRVAEAEWAMAANMLVEKVDSEGDMNEDGLPMRRPKRRLSLTTQLMQLTFRPPPAVFLTADAASQYENVAYFTSRLTLGDACGIISCSSSVPVVSPISENSSLFKITKEAEHPGDERFAKAVEELVGRTRSLENELSRLDKRSSIVDLRVECQDLEKFSVINRFAKFHGRGQVDGTGTSSSDASSALKVCPQRYVTALPIPRNLPDRVQCLPL from the exons ATGCCTGGCAACGGAGTTGGAGACAGGGATCAcaatttttttggccaagaaAACTTATCCCATGGTCAGGGTCGCCTGGAGGCTGTGGACAGGAACTGGCCAGGACTAAGTAACAATTTCTTGGCTGGGAGCCAGAGACAAAGTGGGTTTCCTCTTAATCCTGATTTAAAGAATTACACTGTGCAGCAATCAG ATATTGATGCACGGCATGGGACTTCTTTCCAGGTGTCACATGGCTTGAGTTTTACACAGCCAAACTTGCAGCCTGAATTTAATGGAAGCCCATTCCAAAACATGCCATCTTTGAATGGCTATATACAAGGGCATCATTTTTTTCCAGCTGGCCAGAATGAAGCAAACTTGTTGGGCGTGGACACAGAATCTGGTCAGCACAATTTGGGATCTAGGGGCTTGCCTGTTCTTGATTCCCAGCAAGGGAGAGACACTGAGCTTCAAAAAAGGAATCCTGCAAAGTCTCTAAATGCTGAAAATCCTGTCAATTTTCAGCTTTTGGGACGTCAAGAGCATATGGGAGTTCATCATCCTGCAGTCTTGCAATCTTTTCAGGGCCAACAAACTAGTATTAGTGACATGCAGCTGCTGCAGCAACAACTGATGCTCAAGCAATTACAAGATTCTCAAAGGCAGCAGCTACAGCAACAAGAAATTTTGAGAAAGAGTTCCCCGAATCACCTTTTATCTTTGGCTAAACCTGCTTTGACAAACCATTCATCTATGCCCCTGAATGGTATTCCTGTAAACGATGGGTCCAACTATTCATGGCAACCCGGGCTTTCAGCAAATGCCAATTGGGTGCAACGTGGTGCACCTGCAGGTGTGCAAGGATCCTCTGGCAATCTTGCCCTGTCAGCCGAACAAGGTCAGGGTTTACGTACGATGGGATTGGTTTCCCAACAGGTTGATCAATCTATTTATGGTGTTCCTCACGCTGGGTTCAGAGAAAATCCAACTCAAATCTCTCAAATAGAAGTCGATAACTCTGCGATGCAGCGGATATCTTCTCATGTACATTCATTTTCAGGTAGCCTTTATTCTTCATTACAAGATCAGGGTAGTGTCCAGGATGGAACAATGGTTCCTAGACAGTCTGAGGATGTGGGTCATGGTTTAAGTAGTGGATTTAACTCAAATAACCTGCGTCAAGCGAACTCCCCACAAGGAAATGCGGCAATGGAGGAGCTCCACGGGAGGCAAGAGTTTGCTCGTTTGTCTGAAGGAACACGAGGGAAATCTTCATCATCAGTTGTTCCTTCTGAGGACGTTGCTACATTGGATCCCACTGAAGAGAGAATTTTGTTTGGTGCAGATGACAGTGTTTGGGGTGCCTTTAGTGCAGGAACCAACACAGTTGCAGCAGGCTTCAACATAGGTGACAATACAGGGTTTCACTCTGGATTTCCCTCTGTGCAAAGTGGGAGTTGGAGTGCACTTATGCAATCTGCCCTGGCAGAAACTTCTAGCGATAATCAAATAGATCAAGAAGAGTGGAGTAGTCTCAGTGGTCAGAATGTTCGGACCTCAAATAGGAATTCGAAGCCTTTAACACCAAATGATGGTATGAGACAGCAATCAGCTTGGAGTAATAACATCATGCACAGTACCTCTCCGAGTTCAAGACCGTTGCAGTTGTCTGATAATGTTGCAAAGAGTGGCGGTTCCTCGGGTGCTTCTAGATTGTGGCAATCCGATCTGGGGGCCTCCCAAGGACAGAGTGAGAATATGCGAACTGATTCTTCtgaaaaatttgagaattttcaaGCTGATTCTCAGAGAGTTATTAATGATTTTGCAGATGGAAACAGGTTGTTTGAGCGGAGCCATCTGCAAAGGCATTCTTCCGAAGGTAGCCAGGTTTGTGGAAATGTTTCTAATGCTTCGGATgctgaaggaaagaaaatcatcTCCGGATCTTGGACTGATCCACAGGGCATGTTTTCATCAAATCATGGGGATCGACATAGTAGACCAAATGGCTGGAATGTTATTGACTCCACATTGCCTGTTGAGCATGCTAATACAAAGAGCCATCCTAGGGAATACTCACTAATGTCTTTCCAGGATGACAATCTTAACAGACGCATGCATGAAGAAGTTGGTCATGAAGTTGCTATTTCTAGACCTGACAAAGTTCCTGCCATGACATTGGAGCATGTAAAGTCAGATCATAGGCAAGATTCTACTGTAGAGACTGCTGGCATATCTAATTTGAGCAACAGAAGAGACACTGGAGAAAGTCCTCAACAGCTTCCTAAAAGTTATGGTTTTGATTTATGGAGACCTGTTGATTCTACAGTGAAAAGCAAAGGAAGCGAGGTTGAGGGAAATAATCGTAATAATATGGATAGAAGTGTTCAGGTTTCAGAATCTCTGGTAAACAACACAAGGCGTGATATGGAGAACTCAGATAAAAAGGATAACTTAGCCGGTGGATTTCGTCTGAATACATCCCTTAGGTCCACTGGTACTTTTGGAAACAATGTCTGGAAAGATGCTGGTGAGTCTCGAAATTCACGTGAGGACAAGCAAAACCAATTTGGTCGGGGTGCTCATAGTCAAAGGCCTGCTGGCATTCATAAATTTCAATATCATCCAATGGGTAATCTGGATGTAGACTCAGAATCTGCTTATGGAACTAATCATTTTGCACTTTCAAGGCCTATGGTTCAGCAGGTCTGTGGGGAAATTAGAAGTCCAGTTCCTGGGCAAGTTGGACATTCAAACTTCATGGATCGGGCTGATAGGAGTAGTGCAGGAATGGCTAAG GTTGACCCGAAAGGTGGAGAGGCAGTTCTAAAAGGAACTTCAGTCTATACATCTGATAGAGTACCCCCTCTTGAAAGATCTGTTGGTACTCCTTCAAATAACAATGCTCAATCAAG GAATGAAGCAAATGAATCAGAAACTTCTGATGGATCAATCAGTCACCTTCAGCAAAACCAATCACCATCTTCTCAAGGTTTCGGTCTTCAGCTGGCCCCTCCTTCTCAATGGCTGAAAAATTCTGATCGTCCTTTAGATTCTCAGAGCTCGTCACCAGCTCTCACTCCACAAGGCGCTTTTCCATATCCTCGAGAAATGGGTCTTTCATCACTGGCTTCAACATCCTTGATCCAGTCTGCTTCTTTCAGGGGAACACCTCAAGGAGAATATAGGAGTAATGCTCCTAGTACATTAGGACAGAGCAGTAGCAGAGCTTCTCCATCTAACATTGAGGGAAATTTTGGTGTGCCTATTAATCAGAGATTACCTTTTCCGAGAAGTCATCTTCAAGATCAACGTGCCGGTGCTGGTGGAGGTACAGGTCATTCCATCTGTACATCTTCTGATGGGTTTCCTTTGCATCCAAGAGGGACGGACATCTCTGGGGATGGAGCCCAACTTAGTCAATCTGATCTTCCTTCAGATCCAAACATGTCGGCGAGTGCTTCAAAAACCAACAATGCTTTTGCTGCTGAGGGAGGCCGACTTTATACTGCAAGACAAGCCCACAGTGGATTGTCTCAGCAGTTCAATCCATTCGAGGCAGTGTCATCATCTCAGTCTTCTGTTAATTTTGGCTTCCCTCAACAGGTTCCATCTTCAAAAGTGTTGCCCAACCTCTGGAATGGCAGCTCAAATCAGCAACAGTTACTAAGCTCTGTACCTGGAAATGATAATCTACGTTTGTTGGAGTCCCATCTTAAATCAAACAGTAAGGTAGAGTCGAGCTACTCTGGCACGTCTTCTGGAAAGTTGGAAGGCCTAGTTCCAGAGGAGCAGGCTGGGAGAGAATGTTCATCTGAGATTCCTGATCGTGTTCAGAGTTCATTGCAGGTGAACGAAGCTTTAACAAAGCATGTTTCTGATGCATCTCTTCCCAAACCTGCTTCATCTCAAGGAGAGATTGAAGCATTTGGCCGTTATTTGAAGCCTAATGATTTTGTAAACAGAAAGTACTCCTTATTGCATCAGGTGCAGGCTACAAAAAGCGCAGAGGCTGATTTTGATCATGATGAGCGGAGCGCAAAAAGATTAAAGGGTCCAGAGAATAGTCTGGATTCTCAGCCAGTCAGTCTGAAGGGAGAGAAGCATGTTTCTCATGGATATGGTCCTCCGGTGGTAGAAAATTCAGCTGGTCACACCCCAGTTCTCAGTGGGGATACTGCGATGTTAAGCTTTTCAGTAAAGCCAGGGGACAATCGGGGCATTGCCGAGGCTTCCCCTGATATTGCCACATTTCAGAGAAATGAGATGCAGAGTTCCTCTACTAGCAGTAACTTAGCTGCCATTAGAGGCGATCATCCTAATATtagtcctcaaatggcaccatCGTGGTTTGAGCAATACGCGACTTTGAAAAATGGTCAGGTCTTGCAAACGTATGATGCAAGGAGGATGGCTGCCTTTGGTGCGAGTCCACTTGGTGGTGTCTGCAATAGTATGGCTCCCTCTTCAACAACCAGTGAACATCATTCACTGCCTCCAGAAGACATGGCTTCAAAAATGCTTATGAAACGGAAAAAACGTAAACATACCATGTGTGGAATTCTGTCTTGGCACAAGGAAGTAGCGGAGGGAGCCAGAAGTATTCAAGATGTTAG AGTGGCAGAAGCAGAATGGGCCATGGCTGCTAATATGCTGGTCGAGAAG GTTGACAGTGAGGGTGACATGAATGAAGATGGACTGCCAATGCGTAGACCTAAGAGAAGGCTATCCCTGACTACACAACTGATGCAACTGACTTTTCGGCCTCCCCCGGCAGTGTTTCTCACTGCAGATGCTGCTTCACAGTATGAGAACGTTGCCTATTTCACGAGTAGATTAACATTGGGGGATGCATGCGGCATAATCTCCTGCTCAAGCAGTGTTCCTGTTGTGTCCCCTATAAGTGAAAATTC TAGCCTGTTCAAAATTACCAAAGAAGCAGAGCATCCTGGTGATGAGCGTTTTGCAAAGGCTGTGGAAGAGTTGGTTGGTAGAACAAGGAGCCTGGAGAACGAATTATCAAG ACTGGACAAGAGATCTTCGATTGTTGACCTGCGAGTGGAATGCCAAGATCTGGAGAAATTCTCTGTAATAAATCGTTTTGCCAAGTTCCATGGCAGGGGACAGGTTGATGGGACTGGGACATCATCTTCTGATGCTTCTAGTGCTCTGAAAGTCTGCCCTCAGAGATATGTCACTGCGCTTCCGATCCCTAGAAACCTCCCTGACAGAGTGCAATGCCTTCCACTTTGA